The genomic stretch TTATACAGATGGTTGCAAAAGTCACGGCCATTTGTATCCTAAGAAAAACATTGAGATAACCAGAGAGATTCCTTGCTAGCGGGCAAGAAGCTTGCCTCCGCCTGCGCCGATTGTCTCCAGCAGCCTGAATTCCCCCATCCGACGCTTCCTTGCGCTGTTCCGTCCATGGAACGGTCCGAAAAAATCGTTTACAATAGGGATTAAGAGCAACCTCGACTCAATACATTGATATCACACTGGTCATTTTGGTTGTTCTTTTATGATCCCACTTTGTTGTTCTATCAACGGGCGTACAACGAACTGCTTTGTTCCTTCTCAAGTGCTGGCATCACCGTCGTTGTCCGTCTTCCCCATGGCAAAAGGAGAGGAAAAAACTACTTGGGTAAGCAAGCAGTTGCCTTGCTGAAACAGGCCAACTACACAGCGCTTCAGAGCGCACTCGGAAACTATCTTCTCGCCTTGCTCAAATGGGTTGCTTTCATGGCGACCGGTTCCACGGCCATGCAAGCCGAAGCGGTCCACAGCTTCAACGATGGTTCCGCCCAGGCGGCCGTCTTCACCGGATCCGTCTTCGCCGCCCGCAAGCCAACGTCCACCTTTCCCAACGGTTTCGGACGGCTATCCAATCTGATCGTTCTCTTTGTCGCCCTTTTCATGGCCTACAACGCCCTGCGCACCATCCAATCGGCCTACGGCGCCATGCTGCACCCCCACCCCGTTTCCGGCTTCTGGTGGAACCAGGCCGTCCTTTTCGCATCGCTGCTTGTGGATGGCTTCGTCCTCTACCAAGCCATGAAAGACATCGGCCGAGAGGCCGAATCGGATGCCCGGGGCTTCGCCCTGATCCGCCTGTCTTTCTCCAAGTACCACCTGGCTTCGCCGGAAACGCGCCTCGTCTTTTTTGAAGACCTTCTGGCCACGGTCGCCATCGTCATTGCCAGTTCTGGCATCACCGCCGCACACCTTGGCGTCGCCCCGTGGGGCGATGGGTTGGCTGGCCTGTGCATCGGTGTCCTGCTGTTCGGGATCGCCCTAAAGATCGCCTGGGAGAACGTCAAGGGCCTCATCGGTTATACGGCGCCGGAGGAGGTAGTTGACGAGATCGGCGAGGCGATCATGGAGGTAGAGGGCGTCGAGGATCTCTACGAACTGGACGTCGTTCAGGAAGGTTCCTACCTTGATGTGGACGGCACGATTGAATTGCCTGAAGACATGTCTGTCTCCGAAGCGGAAGACGTGAAATATGAGATCCAACGCCGCCTCAAAAAGATCTACCCCAACATCCACAACGTGACCCTGAGCGTTCATGAAAATGACGCCTTGAGCCGCTGGGGATCCCGCGAGTATGTCCGACTGCGCCGAAAAGTCCATCCAGTCGCGGCGCCCGTTGACGAAGAAACAAATATGCACAATGTGCAACCCTTCAAAAAGCGTGCTTGGAGCGCCAAAACCGCCAGGGCGAAGGTGCCCCGCCCTTCCGAGACGGCCGGCCTGAAGGTGTCCCCGATGCCTGCCGCCACCGCCTCCGCTGTTTCTAACTGTGAAAACAACAAAGACACCGTGGCCGCCAGTTGATCTGCTTCCCCCACTCGTTCTTCCTGCGCAAGCAGGAGGAGCGTTTTTTTTTGTATTGCCCTTTTCTTTTTTTATTGCCTATTCCATCATTGCTTGCGACCGTCGGACCATGAAAGTTTTCTGGAGGACCTTTCCTGCCTTAAAGGGCTGCGCCGGCACATAAGCCTGTTATCAGGAGGTGACGGTGATGAAATTTATCGGCAAGGACGGCGCCTACATCGGAAAGCAGGTCCTCTTGCGCAGCCGTGACGACGATAAGCGGCGTCTGCTCTACGATCTCGATGGTGAGCTGGAAGGCCTTGAAGAAAAGAATCGAGTAGGAGGGGGTGATTAACCCCCGTCCTCTCACACCACCGTACGTACCGTTCGGTATACGGCGGTTCATGCTGGTTGACGATGAGATTGGTATGTTTCGACTAAACTGACTAAGCCCTGTTCCCGCCAGTAGGCGAGGCCAAGGGCTTTATTCATTTGCGGGGTCAAGGACAGACGCCAATATCCTTTTCGTGAGCCGCTGATGTTGCATGCCCATTCCTCCGGGATCCCCAACGCCACTAAGTTTCGTCTTCGTGTCTTCGGGCGCTTCCATTGCTTGAGCAGGCACATCCGCAGTCGTCGGCGAAGCCACTCATCCAACTCTTTAAGTACGCTTGGCGTGTCAATGAGTCGAAAGTAGCCCATCCAGCCTTTCAGGTATTGGTTGAGGGTGACCAGTCGGTCCTCCATCGCAATGCTTCGGTTCCGCCCAGTGAACTGGCGGATCTTCTCTTTCACCCGTTTCACCGTTTGGGGGGCGAGCCGAATCTTTGCTGCCTTATGCCACGTAAATGAAAACCCCAGAAACTTTCGGTTCCAGGGTCGGTCGACTGCGCTTTTCTCCCAGTTGACCTGCAGTTTTAACCGCCCCTCCAGAAACTTTGCCATACCCTCCATCACTCGTTGCCCTGCCCGTCGACTGCGGACGTAGACGTTACAGTCGTCGGCGTACCGGCAGAAGCGATGTCCCCGGCTTTCCAGTGCCTTATCCAAATCATCCAGGATGATGTTCGCCAGCAAAGGGCTGAGTGGACCTCCCTGGGGTGTTCCTTCCTCGCTCTTCACACGAATCCCGTTGAGCATGACCCCGGCCTTGAGGTATTCTCGGATCAACTTCAAGATTCGTTTGTCCTTCACCTTGCGCGCTACGCGCGCCATGAGAATGTCGTGATTGACGCGATCAAAGAACTGGGCCAGGTCCATGTCAACCACCCATCGGTAGCCGTCGGCGATGTATTCCTTCGCTTTCTTCACCGCTTGGTGCGCACTCTTTCCCGGACGAAATCCGTAGCTGTTCGTGGAAAAGTCAGGGTCGAAGATCGGCATCAGGATCTGGTTCAGGGCCTGTTGGATCAGTCGATCGACGACAGTGGGAATGCCCAGCTTCCGTGTTCCGCCTTGGGGTTTGGGAATTTCAACCCGCCGGACCGGTTGCGGTCGATAGGTCCCCTCCAACAATTCCTGTTTAATGCGCGACCATTCCTCTTTTAGGTACGGGCGCAGGGATTCTAGCCCCATACCGTCGATTCCGGCCGCGCCTTTGTTGGCCATGACTCGCTTATACGCTTCCGTCATGTTCCCTCGTTCGACGACTTTCTCCATCAGATCATACGTCTCTTCGCGGGGTTGCTTCGCTTCT from Heliomicrobium modesticaldum Ice1 encodes the following:
- a CDS encoding cation diffusion facilitator family transporter gives rise to the protein MGKQAVALLKQANYTALQSALGNYLLALLKWVAFMATGSTAMQAEAVHSFNDGSAQAAVFTGSVFAARKPTSTFPNGFGRLSNLIVLFVALFMAYNALRTIQSAYGAMLHPHPVSGFWWNQAVLFASLLVDGFVLYQAMKDIGREAESDARGFALIRLSFSKYHLASPETRLVFFEDLLATVAIVIASSGITAAHLGVAPWGDGLAGLCIGVLLFGIALKIAWENVKGLIGYTAPEEVVDEIGEAIMEVEGVEDLYELDVVQEGSYLDVDGTIELPEDMSVSEAEDVKYEIQRRLKKIYPNIHNVTLSVHENDALSRWGSREYVRLRRKVHPVAAPVDEETNMHNVQPFKKRAWSAKTARAKVPRPSETAGLKVSPMPAATASAVSNCENNKDTVAAS
- the ltrA gene encoding group II intron reverse transcriptase/maturase; the protein is MMEGEATMRSRDAQRQPNIPKGNCQREEAVNPQGTGGVPSALPAQEAKQPREETYDLMEKVVERGNMTEAYKRVMANKGAAGIDGMGLESLRPYLKEEWSRIKQELLEGTYRPQPVRRVEIPKPQGGTRKLGIPTVVDRLIQQALNQILMPIFDPDFSTNSYGFRPGKSAHQAVKKAKEYIADGYRWVVDMDLAQFFDRVNHDILMARVARKVKDKRILKLIREYLKAGVMLNGIRVKSEEGTPQGGPLSPLLANIILDDLDKALESRGHRFCRYADDCNVYVRSRRAGQRVMEGMAKFLEGRLKLQVNWEKSAVDRPWNRKFLGFSFTWHKAAKIRLAPQTVKRVKEKIRQFTGRNRSIAMEDRLVTLNQYLKGWMGYFRLIDTPSVLKELDEWLRRRLRMCLLKQWKRPKTRRRNLVALGIPEEWACNISGSRKGYWRLSLTPQMNKALGLAYWREQGLVSLVETYQSHRQPA